From the Anguilla rostrata isolate EN2019 chromosome 12, ASM1855537v3, whole genome shotgun sequence genome, the window AACATACCAAGCAAAACCATTCATGCACTATCCCCAGGAAACTGAGACTTACCACACATTCAGCTGGAGCGGGCTCAGAATTAGTATTCCGGAGTAGTTCACTGACAGATGAGAAAGAGTTGCGCAGCTCCTCTTTTAAGAGTTCCTGCTCTTGATGTTATGTCCATCAGTGACATGGACAGGGACCACCTCAGGCCCAAATAAGGCagttaaatgaaagcaaaaggGCTTGAAAAAATCCCAAGAGAAACAAAACACGTCCGTTTCtttctaaattgtgcatttccTGAAATTAAAAGTGACTTCTGATTGAACTTATTTCTCAGTAACAGAGGCTATCAGAAAGGACTTGCTGAGGAGCTGACTCACAGAAGTCACACCTTCTCCAGGTAGGTCTGATCTGGGGCTGAAGCGCTCAACCGATattaaataccaggaaatacaATGCAACGTGACTACACCACACAGCCAAATGCTTCCAGGGAAATACTCACTTAACCTGTTTGATCCATTACAGGAAGTCACGTCCTCGCTGGAGTTCTCAGTGGCATTGCTGCGACTTGTAATGACCCACATTTCTATGGTAAATAGACATCTAAAAATATACTTCAATCAACTGCTCTCTCACGATCTTCTGATCACTAAACCACTATTTGACcatgggagaaaaataaaaatcctgaatgatgcatttttattcttgTGATTCAGTAGCTGTGAAATGGAAGACCTTTCATCATGGCTGAAGCTGTATAACTATAACTGTAACTCTGTACTCTGATCCTCATCCTGAATTGGTAAATGTCGGTGAGGGGTCAAAGTGCCATTCACATCATTCTAGTCTTGGCCACATTGGCATGCTGGGCTGTTTCTTCACATCATAAACCTGTTTCACactatctgtgcatgtgtgtgtgtgtgtgcgtgtgtgagtgtgtgtgagtgtgtgtgcacgtgtgtgtgcgcgtgtgcgtgcgtgcgtgcatgcatgcatgtgtgagtgtgtgtggtgtgtgtgtttctgtgtaacagagggagagagattctTACCACCTATACATTTCTCTTATCACTGTTCCACCCAAAGGGTGTGCCACTGAGTCAACAATGTAGAAAGGGCAAGCCACTGATACAGGTGTCACAGCTGAGGAACAGTTGATTCAATCCACACACTTCATATTAATTATCATAgcataaaacatttctttattcatttatttattttacaaattttactACCGGGAGTTGTTTGGTCTGTTGTCTGAATTACTGTGATTTAGCAagaaatctgtaaaaaaaaaaattccttcttGAAAACAGGATTTTATTTGGTCTGCCTGCATTAGTCATTGCTGGCCTTTTAATCATACCAAACAGTCTTCAAGACTTGGCAATCATCTTATTAAATGATCAGTCTGCATTCCTGTGGAACCCTCCCAGgtcaaatatttacacaaagaGAAGCCAAGATTCAGATCAACATTCTGTCTaaggttttctttcatttgctcTGAAAATAAACCCCACACTTCTGCTTAACATCTACAAGTGGCTTCTGCTTTTAAGGGATTCATGTTGTTTCATTTGCCAGGCCCACAGGTGAAGGGGAAGAACGAGGCAGATGTTTCTTTCTCCACATCCTGGACAGCTGTCACTCTGCATCGCTGTCAGTTTGTACTTCTATCACTCTGCACTTCTATCACTCTGTACTTCTGTCACTCTGTACTTctgtcactgcactgctgtCACTCTGTACTGCTGTATTCTGCTGTACTCTGTACCTCCCCACTACTGAGGTTATTGCAATGACTAGTGGCCAGATGGTAGCACTGTAACAGCCCATAACTCCTGAATCATGTGTTATAGAAGCAAAATTCTTTTTTCCTCCGATTCTGTGGCTCATGCTAAACAAAACGTATATTCCCGATTTCATTTGTGTATGACAAAATTTTCCGCCGCTTTGAATTTTTTGCAAAACCGACTTTTGCAGACTAGTCTAGGGCAGTTTGGCCCACCATCACCAAATTAGTCTTGTAAGAATCTCTGGAGTCTGAACCTCAATAATTGTAAAAAGTGATGGTTCTGAAGAAGCATTAAAGTTTTGGCATGTTTGCCAATAGGGGCGCTATAAAAACCAAATAGGTCTAAATGCCTATAACTCTTCAACAGGTTGGCCAATGAGGCTGGAATTTTGCAAGGGACATCTCTGTGAAAGATCTCATCAGTGAACAACTTTTCCTCAAAAAACAACATCagcaaccattttgtttttccgccattttgatttttatttattttatttttttaaattattattattatttttttatttttatacaaaacTAGCTTTCACAAACTAGTCCTAAACCATTAAGCTGAGTGTCACCAAATTAGGCTTGAAAGAATCTGTGgaatctgaaaatgaataattatcaaaacaatgttgaactttcaaaacaatatgACTTCCTTATGCAAATAAACAGTTGTGGGTGTGGCTATTTTTCCAAGAACAGCTGTAACTTGTGAGTGCTTTGTCCAATCATCATGAAAATTTCCATACATGTACAATGCTTAACTCAGAAGCAGCATGCTAATTTTACCAGGTCCAGCCAATCAGTTGTTGGTGGGCATGTGACAGGCTTAGCAATGGCTGATAGGCAATAGTAAAATTTGCATTCACTATCAGAAATACCGGAAGTGAAGAAGTCATTCAAAAAGTTGAACATGGTCCTTCATGAGGCTGCATcatggaaaaaaatggtttttgaTGACTCAGGCTCAAGAAGAACCATGAACCACACTTTTCCTTGAGCCTGTGTCATCAAAAACCTTGTTCCTGTCTTATCGTTAAACTCGTgaatttcagtatttcagtatGACTTCCTGTATGCTACGTAGCGAAATCACAGTTCAAGATTTTTGTGTAGAATAAGAGACCTATTTCCGGTAAGGAAGAAAAGTGGAAGGGAGGGGCATGAAACTTTAAagtaaaattgaattttaaagaaGCTGAAGATGCGTACTGACTTCCACATACACAACAGAACCAGAACGCTCAATTTACATCTCATTTGTATAAAATCAATCCCATGAAACACATATCTTAAGTACATGCTTAagacagcatttcacagtaaatgtTTCTTTACTATTGCATATTTCACTATTCTATTTATCTATATCGTATTgtatattgatatttttcatatattttgatCATGATGTTCaccttgtggaaaaaaaaagtttttaaagttCAAAGCATACTAAATCATAAGCATACATATAAGaaggaaaaatggcaaaaatatatttttctgaaatatatgcAACATATCATTttacacatttgaaaaatagATTGTCTGCATTTTAAGCTGTTATTTTCACAGGCTCATTACAGGTGGTGAAGATACAACGAATCCACACGCTGCTGGGTAAGTACGtagcacgcacatacatatggAAATTTTGGTATGGTGGTGTGGAACGACCATTCTTGCATCCATTAAAAGTGCAGGATAAGGTAAAGTACCTCACTCAGGCGAACAGCAACAGGGGCATGAagtttttccatttcctgtgaGGATGACCTCTTAAGCCAATcactctccttctttctctggGAGGGTACATTGTTTCATATTGAATGGCAGTGATGATGTGGCCTCTCCATATAATTCAGGATGCCACTGAGCAATGCTATTAATGTACAATGATACAACATCACAGGCTAGCTGCAGTTTAAGGAAACTTGTGACAGGATAATTAATATGCTATCTGGGAAACAGCACCTCGAAGTCCCAATGAGGGACTACAGTCTCCTTAGTTCTTTGGATAATGCAAATCATACAGGATTATATGGATGGTTGTTTTTTACTGCAAGGCCAATCATGCCTAAGCCAACTGACATTTTTTGATTCCCAGAAAATTTCAACAATTAAGAATGACCTTTGTCTGGTTCCATGGATGTCCCTTGAATGGTTGTTTAAAGTCACTAGGAGCAATGAAGGAATGGTTTCAAAATGTCATTCAattttgttatttcagtttaaaaaaatgtatattgtaaTCCATATTCATTCAATccaaaaatattgttaaaaacTTTGACTTGTCAATTACATTTGCATCATCCTGAAAATTTTGTTGATATCCACAGTGTTTTCCCCCATGGTTAAATGATAACCATCAGAGGATGTTATCAAATGTTTATGCAACTTGGAACATCTTCTGTGATCTTGACATATATGTTTTACAGCATTTGTCCTAATGTTCTAAAACTTCTAAGAAATGTCAACGATTTTCTCCATGGGTTTTCATTCCTGTTGCTCTTTTTATATACTCTATGGACTGTCATTTATGTTTCTTTCCATTTGTTCTGTTCTGATATTCCTATTGTGCACCACGGAAGACATCTCCAATTTAGTGGAAGTGTCTGTTGGGGACTCTGGGCtgcccagggggaggggcttacgcCTTAGAGTGGCAGCCAGCTTCCTGCGGAACATTCTGCACAGGAAGATGTAGATGAGTGGGTCCAAGCAAATGTTTGTGGTACACAGCCAGAGCGTTGTCTCCTTGGCAATGTAGAGTTGGTTCTGCACCCAGCAGGGGTTGGCATTGCGCGTTTGGGTGAGCGTGTAGGGTACACGGGCAAAGTGAAAGGGAGCAAAGCAGATGAagaacaccaccaccacaatgAACACTTTGGCTTTGGTCCGCCTGCTTGCGGCTTTAGACTTACTGCGAGAGGCCTGGAATGACTCATAAACCTTCCTGCTGATGAACGTGTAACACACCACCATCAGAGCCAGAGTGCCCCAGAACACCACCTGGCAGAAGTAGTTGAACCCCTCGTGCCAGAGCAGGCCGGCCTTATCCTTCATGGAAGAGCACCTCAGCTTGGCGGATTGGGCCGGCTCCTTGTTGCTCAGAACCACGTTGGGCAGCGCCAGGGAGAACATGATGAGCCAGACGGCGACGCTCAGCCCTTGCCCAAAGCCCACCCTCTGCAGGATGCACTTTCCGAAGGGTCGGACGATCTTCAGGTAGCGGTCCAGGCTGATGAGGCCCAGCAGCAGGATGCTGATGTACATGGTGGTGTAGAAGAGCACGGCGGAGTAGCGGCAGTAGAAGGCCTTCAGCCGCCAGGAGCCCACACCAGAGTCGCTCAGCACCTTCACCAGCACGCTGAATGTCATGAGCAGGTCTGCTGCCACAACGTTTTTCAGGTACACCACAAAGGTGGAGGTGCTGGGAATCTGGAAGAAAATCCAGGTGGCCAGCAAGTTGAGCACCAGGGCTGCCAGGAAGACCGCGCTGTAGAGGCAGGGGAAGACCACGGAGGTCACACTCGTGTCCCGAACACACTTGGTGGAGTTGACCTGGCTCACATTCATGCTCGCAGTGCCCCTGAgcgaaaaacaaaatgaaacttcATCACATCCTTCAAAGAAACTATGCCGAGACTTGCGTAAGCTTGGGTTGTGGGCAGCTGTGCCGGCAGGTCTATGCTGGCTGTATTCCATATTAGAGCCAACATGGAACAGCAGGCACATTGCCACGTCATGTTATATAGACTCACAATCAGATCTCCACTGGCAGAATTGTTGACTGCACCTTAATGTTAAATAGCCTGGCTGGCAATGCATCTGTCACTGGCACAGCCAAGCACCTGttactgcattaaaaatgtactaCTCCCTATTCAGTTAGTGCTTAAAATATCTTAGTTtcagagaagagggggagatatttttctgtgttctctgtgctgtgtttcacTCTCCTTTTTTGACCAAGCGTAGTTCAAATAAAAGGGTCATAACTGCCCTATGTTTAAGTCAGTCTGGAAAGCAAAGGcatttatcaaattaatttgaCTTGTACTGTGTTCTTTGAGGCTATGGTCACTGTTTGCCAGACACATtacaattaaatgtgttttcaataCCGCAGAaagcacatttacaaaaatgcaatCAAGTCTGCTTGCTATCTGGATATATGTAATAGACTTAATACAGCAATCacaaaatcattttccaagGACACAAAATCCACTGACATGTAGAAATAAAGATAATACTCAAATATTACATTCCCATACACCTTTAGAAATATATGTATAACAACCTTATCCACAAATTTAGCGTCAAAGCATAAGGTATATTTTTCATGTGTTACACATGCTCAATACATCTATTTTATACTTTCATATTCACAAATGAATAATCTGCAGTCAAGTACTGGACAGGAAATGAGGAATTCATTTTTGTGACAATACCTGatatatatcatataatatataaactaAATTAGCATATAGCATGTACTTGATTAAATTGAACaagtaaaataatatgtattcCATTGTCATTTTAAGTAAAGTTAATTGACAGAAAAAACAGACTCACCAGTGTTTTTGTACAGATCTGAAAGGTCCAACTCATGGATTCTTTTTGTGGCAGATCACAACGTATGTCTTCTCTCTTATTACCCTTATTGACCACacattgtgtgtgcagtgtgtgtgtgtgtgcgatgtatgtgtgtgcagtgtgtgtgtgtgtgtgtgtgcgaaaaTGACTATGTTTTTTCTCAACTTCCTGTTTTGTGGCACAGAGCACCATATCAGCGCTTATTTTTTTGAAGAGACACCAGTTGAATTGAATATCATCCTCTTTCTCAGCTTCTATATGCAGCACCAAATCAAGTTCTGTTTTCCTGGAGTTGTTCCTAGTTTGCATCAATTCACATCCTGTGAAGATGACATTTGAGGATCTGTAGAATTTCTGTCATGTGGAAATGTTTGTTATGTTATATAGTGTATATGAATTTCCCTCATGCTGGAAAACACATACTGAAAGCACTTAAATTGCAAATAATTGCACCCAGGAATGAGGAACAAGACCTCTTTCTCagcgaatgtgtgtgtttgcatgtgtgtgaggaaCAAGGCATCTTTTtcagggaatgtgtgtgtgcatgtgtgtgtgtgcatgtgtgtgtttgcgtggctgtgtgtgtgcatgtgtgcatatgtggtaTCTTTTCTTTCCACCAGTGTATGGTGGtctgcatttccttttctcACAGTTGGTTCCGGCTGTGCAGtctgataaaaaaacattgtgcgGTTGACCAAGGTCATTGTTCTCATAAAATGGTACTGGTATCTAGTTCATCCAATTGgtgcacaaatgcatttttgcaaaGAGTAGTTGACAGCTTGTGAAAAAGCAAAGTACAAGAAATAACCAAGTGGCTTCACCAACCCAGCTGATTCTTGTACCCTCATTCTTTTCCATAATGTATCAGCTACCTTTTATCTGTAGGGCTCAGGCCCTTCCACCAGGCTGCATATTCTGTCTGCAAAGACGCTTACAGAAAGCTGAACTGAAAGGGAGCAGCACATAATGGGGAAGTGACAAGTATTACGCATATAACCAAATAACAACCATCTGAGATAATCATTGGGAATGGAGAAATTGAGGTAATTTCTAATGTTGAAATTCAGCAAATTTTCAGACTTTGAAAGTGATatgaaaacacaaatttaaagaATCATTTattgactgaaatgaaatgaaaagataaaAGTCTACCACAAATTACATAAAACAGCCTCTGTCTGTTGACAAAATGTCACCAATTTAGAATAATGGGTTTGATATTACATAAACCTTGGCACAttcaacacattaaaatgaatactcTGCCCAAGATTTACAGCTCCATTTTAAAGCAGGAGCTACAAACAACTGTCTGTagtttattcacttttttcagtTAAGGGACTCGGTAGATGAGCCAAATATATGCCAAACCAGTGGTGGTTGTTGGGTGTGGTGACAGGGGAggacagaaatatttatttgcaataattGCAAGCTGGTGCAGTGAGGGAGAAAATTTTTCTGAAAATCACCCCTAAACTAAACCCTAAAAGATTATTAAAATGAGACGTAGGGCCATATTACTAAGGATTTGCTGGGCTTATATagacacaaacaacacaaataatgtttttccaTCTTTACTATggtggggggatgagggggtcCCCTGGAGAACATGGTGGAGCATTGATCAGCATTCTGCTTTTCCACATAAATTGTccactaaaataaatatatttctgaaaactAGGTGAAAACTAGACCAAGTAGTTGCTGAATCTTGTTTATTATTGATCGGCAATGCCTAGTTTGAAAGTTGGATCCGAATTTCGTGAGCCTGAGCAAGCTAAGTTGGATACTTTAATTTGCACAGAACAAGAGTACATTCTATGTGAATACAGAACTGGCAACAGCAACACAGCACTTGCCGGACCACTTCCATCATGCAACGTGCAGCCTGTCCATAGACAATGAATTGGACACCTTGAGTGCCGGATTCGGTGAGAATACCCCATTATGGTACCACAGTGGCAACAATGCAACCTAGGAATGAGGACAGCTTCAAAAAGAATTACAATGTCTAAAATGTGTCCAATGATAAAACACATGGTAGAACTGGCAACACAGTCTGGGCAGTATATAAAAGGGGGGTTTCCCACTACACCAGTTCACACAATAGGATAGGTAGCATGCACACCGTAACACAATAGGTTTGGTAGAATGCACACCATAATACATCAGTTCACACGATAGGCTAGGTAGGATGCATGTTGTAATACATATGTTCACACAATAGGCTTTGTAGCATGCACATCATAACACATATGGTCACACAATAGGCTAGGTAGCATGCACACCGTCCTCCATCTGTCCATATGAAAGGCTGGGAAAATGCACACTGTGATAATAGATgcttcactgcacacacagacacacacactaccaacCCCTTAActgttcagccaaacaaccaagTACAagtaaaaaatgcaatgtgcatcatttaaatgaaaaacaaagtcatTAACTACCCAAGCTGAGCCCTAAGGTGATTTAGATTTTCCCAACcaacagtattttttatttttattttttatactgatTAAACAGGTTTATCTAATAGACAATCTATATAATCTATAGAATATTTGGCCATCCTCCATGCCATTTCTTATTTTGATGGCTGGTTATAACGTCCTCCCAAACAGGACAGGAGAAGCCACGGCAGCGAGGTAACATTTAAATGGATGCTTATGGAGGCTAAGTCCCTACTACATTTTTCCATTGCACTAGAGGCCACTGTTGAGTTTTTAACACTGGCTATAGGGAGTTTTGTGTTTCCTAGATGCTTAGAAATGGAcatgaattaatttttgtgccattgttatttttatagaattatttcaattgttttttcCGCCCATTTAAATTCTTGAGGAGAATGGTCCTCCATGTCTTTTATGAATGGACCTCCCGTGATTGAAACACATtggaactatttttttaatttcaggaacataatacatttacataatagAGCCTGTACACTGTTGAAATCACTACATGTTCAACTATAGGTTTAACAGAAGTCAGTGACCTATTTTTACCTCTGATGTTCTCCTTTTTCCTGGTTTTGAATGTCCGTTGGTAATTATAGCCCAGTGTCATCACTGTAAGATCCACTGTCTAGCACACTGACAGCTCCTTCACTGTAGTCCAATGCCTAAGGAGTACAGCGAGTGTAGACACACTAAAATAAGAACGGTTGCTGTTACGTGATGAGGCAAGGAACACCCTGGGGATTTAAATCCTCCCTGACGGGGGGATTGTACAGCCAATTTTCTGAAGGGCTTCTGCAACTGGCAGCACCAGTATGGTCAGGATTCAATATCTGACACTGATAAACAGATGCAATGTAGCGCAATGTAATGGGTGCAGTGTTTTAAAACTGAGACAATGGAATCTTACGATTAGAGAAAATGATGCCTTAATTATGTGGTGCATGTGGGTGCAGGTgagtttgagtatgtgtgtgtgtttttgtgcgtgtgtgtgtggtaatgcATCAATATCTATATGCCACAGAAGACACTTTCCCAACATTCCTCCTGCTCCGACATTTACTCAGTCATGCATTATATTCTGTAGTTGATTACTGCTCCCCTTCAAGTGGTTGAATGTTTTAAGAAAgaattttttagttttatgtcATACTTTAACAGATAttaaacctggcaaatgaactAAGGACATAACCGAGGAACTCAATTATATGTTAGATAGAAAAAATATGATGGAcatctgaaaaatataaaaatataaaaaaatataaaaatataaaaaatatgccTGACAGGTGACTGCTTTACTGCCTGAAGCTTTTATGATTTCCGATATTTATAGATACCCTATTTACAAGAAGGAATGCAGGATGCTTGAAATCCTAATGTCTTtcgaaatgcattttttaaccCTTTGCTGTATACATGTCTTGAATTGTCATCTAATCTAATTCGCATGAGAACCAGCTGCAATAAgataacatactgtaaaaaaaaaataaaaaaaaattcacgtCCACGTATATGCCTATATGTACTCGGATAAATAATTTCATAGCTAAATTCCCTTCCAAAAAgtctgcatttaatttttttgttttgtttactgtcAATATTTGATAACAGTCTCATTCATttctattcaaattattttgaacaGCAGTGCATGTGTTGCATGAATGTGAGATACTGAAATATCCTTCAGAGGGCAGTAGTGAGCTGGAGTTCAATTTCCCAACTACATTGGCTGACAATGGCAACTTGACCCATTCTCTagcaaatacatacatataggtGACAGTTTTGACATGAGAATGAATCTATACGGAATGGTTTTGAATGGTTAAGCCTCtgttaataatgttaataatgtgttttcaagTAAGGTATACATTAAATTATCACCATgtggtatttgtttttgctAATCTGATACAAGCTGCATTCGGTGATTGTGATCTAAACAAAGATATTAATTGGATTTGTTGAAATCTTGTGGTGACATGTGAAGTAGAAAATTACGTTTGTAAATATGATTAATTttcacattattcatttatatttttactactataactactactactacaactactgttgctactactactactactactacaactactaatactacaactactaatgataataataatgaacaattgaaataataataataattattattattcacagtcGTATTAAGTCAGTTATCATGTCGGGAGGTCAACTCACCTACCTGAAACTGTGACTCCTGCTGGACTGAAGCAATCCAGTATTGAGATGCCAAACCCTTCCTGATGTTAATGTCTTGTGGTCACAGTTTCCTCTCCGGGCCACCAGGGGTAGGGATAGTTCTTTAGCAGAGTTTCAAAAAATCTACCACTCTGTCTCCTACCGTGAGCTACCATAGACAGGACCTCTATTTATAAATCTGTGATGTATTAATACTTAAAAGCTTGTACATTAACATGCCATTTTAGAACACATTGGTTTTCTTTGTCACCTGAATCGGTTcagcacatttataaaaatcagTGTTTATAATGGAATATGGTGTGGACAATAAGGTTGTTGTCTTGGCTGCAGTTTCAGGTCAGACTCATTGACTGAATTCAGATGTCAATGTTATTGATAGGCCTATGGCCTCATCCATGTGGTCTATTCATTTGGTTTGCTTCCTCTGTATTATTGCTAAATCAGGCACCCTCTTCTTTCTGAATAGTATTATTCCTGTAGCCCCTTGAGGCAGTAGTGCCGGACTGTTGAAAAGGGGCTGTCCTAAGGGTTTCTTTTGGGCCACATATTATGTATGAAATTCACAAGCTATGGACTGGTTTGGCTCTTTTGTAAACTTTAGTTAGCCTTTCTTTAACTATATGGCTCAGAATTATATTGCTCTACAAATGGCATCTCCAAAAAGAACATTGCAGACACTAGCCCAAGACAGTACTTGGGCTATATAGTGTATCACCATGTAATAATGACCACAGACCAGACATATGAATTCATTGTTTAGTCAGTCAACAAATCATTTATTAATCCTCAATTCATCTGAATTTTCTCAACAATTTAGATGAGAACAATGGATGGCCAAAGTGTTTAAAGAATCGTATCATTTAAGACTTGTTACTCACAGTGTAATCATAGTAAGTGTTCTGATTACCACAATGGGTCCAGACAGTGAGGACGCtaagtgaaataaaaatcagtAGTGGTTTCAGCGGTCACAAGCATTAATGAGAGATGGTTAAGTACTTGTAAGTAATATATAATTGCAGTGGGATGGTAATTGAGATTGAACTTAAACAGTGTGCATCACAGctgtgaagatgctggaggtGTTCATTTGGGAACTGGAGCTGGAGGCAGGCTGTGAGAAGCACTtcggaaaaaagagaaaattcaaTTACAAGCACACggatggaagccattttgaaaaaaacataatgagaAAACAGTGGTTGAGGAAAGATTGAGGAAATCAGGCTGTGCAAAAcattaaatccattttaaatgaattaaatattgcTATTTTTGATCCTGCCATTGAAGCAAACAACACAATTTCTGGATATGCTGGATAATGAAGAAATAATCTGAATAATTTTGGTCTCTTTAAGGTAtga encodes:
- the p2ry13 gene encoding P2Y purinoceptor 13 gives rise to the protein MNVSQVNSTKCVRDTSVTSVVFPCLYSAVFLAALVLNLLATWIFFQIPSTSTFVVYLKNVVAADLLMTFSVLVKVLSDSGVGSWRLKAFYCRYSAVLFYTTMYISILLLGLISLDRYLKIVRPFGKCILQRVGFGQGLSVAVWLIMFSLALPNVVLSNKEPAQSAKLRCSSMKDKAGLLWHEGFNYFCQVVFWGTLALMVVCYTFISRKVYESFQASRSKSKAASRRTKAKVFIVVVVFFICFAPFHFARVPYTLTQTRNANPCWVQNQLYIAKETTLWLCTTNICLDPLIYIFLCRMFRRKLAATLRRKPLPLGSPESPTDTSTKLEMSSVVHNRNIRTEQMERNINDSP